From the genome of Holophagales bacterium:
GTCCTCTGGGTCGCCGCCCCCGGCCGTCTGGTCGTTCGCCGACATCGCCAACGGACTGATGGCAATCCCGAACCTCGTTTCGCTCCTCGTCCTGAACGGCCTGATCGCCTCGGAGACGAGGAAGTACCTGACTCCCGGGAACCTCAACAACACCGCGCCCGAGGAGTGAGCCGAGTGGCCCGGACGGGGTCGCCGACCGCCGCCGTCAGTGAACGGGAGCTTCTCGTGCCGGAAGGGCCTCCCCTGCGGCCCGTAGGACGCCGACACCTGGCCGTGCCCCCTGAGGAGCCACCTGTACGTGACGAGCCCCTCGAGGCCGACCGGACCCCGCGCGTGGAGCTTGCCGGTCGCGATCCCGACCTCGGCGCCGAGGCCGTAGCGGGTGCCGTCGGCAAAGCGGGTCGACGCGTTGTGGTAGACGCCCGCGGCGTCCACCTCGGCGAGGAACCGCTCCGCCGCGAGACGGTCGCCGGTGACGATGGCCTCGGTGTGCGACGAGCCGTAGCGGTTCACCCAGGCGATCGCCTCGTCGAGGCTCTCGACGACCTTCACCGAGACGACCGGCGCGCCGTACTCCGTCCGCCAGTCCTCCTCCGTCGCCGGGGTGACCGGTAGCCCGTGCGCCGCGGCGCAGGTCTCCTCGCAGCCGCGCACCTCGACCCCCTTCTCGAGGAGAGTTCCGAGGAGCGGCAGCATCACGTCGGCCACGGTCGCGCGGTGGACGAGGACGGTCTCCACGGCGTTGCAGGCCGCCGGGTAGGTCAGCTTGGCGTCGAGGACGATGGCGAGCGCCATCTCCAGGTCCGCCGCCGCGTCGACGTAGACGTGGCACACCCCGTCGGCGTGGCCGAGGACGGGGATCCGCGTCCGCGCCTGGATCGACCGGACCAGCGCGTTCGAGCCGCGCGGGATGACGAGGTCGACGAGGTCGTCCAGAGCGAGGAGGGCGTCGACCGACTCGCGGTCGGGAATGGACTGGACGGCGTCCTCGGGTATCCCGGCCCTGGTGAGGCCCGCCCGGATCGCGTCGACGAGCGCCGCCGTGCTCCGCGCCGCCTCGCGGCCTCCCTTAAGGATCACGGCGTTCCCCGACTTGATGGCCAGCGCCGAGATCTGCGTCACGGCATCGGGACGCGCCTCGAAAACGACTGCCAGGACCCCGAGCGGGCAGGAGACCTTCTCCAGGACGAGGCCGTCGTCGAGGAGCGTCCGCGAGAGGACGCGGCCTGCCGGGTCCTCGAGCCGCGCCACCGCACGGACGCCGTCGGCCATCCCGGCGAGCTTCGCTGCGTCGAGCCGGAGCCGCGACAGGAGCGCTTCCGTCATCTCGCCGCAGGCTGCTAGCGCTTCGGCCTCGGCGACGTCGGCTGCATTCGCCTCCAGGATCGCGACGGCGTCGGCTTCGAGGCGTGCGGCGATCTCGTCGAGCGCGGCGTTCTTCGAACGCGGCGCGAGCGTGGCGAGCCTGCGGGAAGCGGCCTTCGCGCTCTCCGCGGCTTTGCGGACGTCCGTGCTCATTGCGCCTCCTCCTCCCCTGCCGCCTCTCTCACGACGACGTTGTTGCGCGTCACGAGGGCGTCGTAGCCCCTGGGGACTCCCTCCCGCGCCTCGCCCGAGCGCCGGCCGACGAGCCTGGAAGCGTCGTCGCGGCCGTAGTTCACCTGTCCGCGAGCGAACTCCGCCCCGTCGCTCCCGAGGATCCTCACGACGTCCCCTTCTCGAATTCCCCTTCCAGCGCTGTGACGCCGGCGGGGAGGAGCGACGCCTTGCCGGTGACCAGCGCCGCGCGGGCGCCGTCGTTGACGTGGATCGCTCCGGCCGGGAGGGCCGCCCAGGCGATCCAGCGCCTCTTGCCGGTCAGGGTGCTCTTCGGAAGGAAGAGCGTCCCGGCATCCCCTCCGGCGAGGATCTCCTCGAGCACGCCGGGCCTGCGGCCGCTCGCGACGACCGCGAGGGCGCCGGAGGCGGTGGCGATGGCAGCCGCTTCGAGCTTGGTGGCCATCCCGCCCCGTCCCCGGGCGCCGGCCCCTTCGGCGAGCGCGCGGACCCGGGGGCTCACCTCCGCGACGACGGGGATGCGCCGCGCCAGGCGATTCCGGGCGGGGTTGGCGGTGTGGAGGCCGTCGACGTCGGAGAGGATGACGAGGAGGTCCGCCCCGACCTTGCTCGCCACGAGGGCCGAGAGCTTGTCGTTGTCGCCGAAGACGTGCCCGGCCGGCGCCTCCAGCTCCGCCGTCCCCACGGTGTCGTTCTCGTTCAGGACCGGGACGACGCCCAGGGAGATGAGCTCCTCGAGAGTCGCCCTCAGGGCGAGATAGCGGCCGCGGCTCGAGAAGTCGTCCTCGGTCAGGAGGACCTGCGCCGCGGTGACGCCGACCTTCTCGAACGCGTCGGACCAGATCGACATGAGCCGCCCCTGCCCGATCGCCGCGCAGGCCTGCTTGAGAGCGAGCGTCTTCGGCTTTCCCGAAAGCCCCAGCCGCTGGGCCCCGAGGCCGACCGCGCCGGAGGAGACGACGACCATCTCCCGGCCCTTCCGGCGCTCTCCGGCAACAGCCTCGATCAGGCCGTAGAGGCGCCCGAGGGCGAGGGCGCCGTCGTCGCCCATCACGACGTTCGTCCCCACCTTCACGACGACCCTTCGGGCGGCCGAGACGCGGGCGCGGGCCGCGGCGAGCCGGGCCGCGGGAAACTCGATCTCAGGATTCATGGTCGAATCCTAGCTCCCCTTCACCCGACCGGACGGAGCAGACGCGGGAAGGCTCCTGCCCTTCCTTCCGGCCTAGAATGCCTCCGGGCGCCGCGGCGCCCGAACTCACCAGGAGGAAGAGATGAAGATCCTGATCGCCGACGCCTTCGATGACTCCCTCCCCGGCCGCCTTTCGCCGTTCGGAGAGGTCACGCAGGAGGCGGCGAAGATCGCCGAAGCGGAGGTCCTTCTCGTCCGGTCGAAGACGAAGGTCACGAAGGAGTACCTCGATGCCGCTCCGAACCTGCAGCTCATCATCCGGGGCGGCGTGGGCCTCGACAACATCGACGTCGAGGCCGCCCGCTCGAAGGGCATCGAGGTCCGGAACACCCCGCGCGCCTCGTCCATCGCCGTCGCCGAGCTGACGATGGCCCTGATGATGACCGTCCCCAACCGGATCATCGAGGGGCACAACGGCATCAAGGAAGGGAAGTTCCTGAAGAAGGAGCTGAAGCGGACCGAGCTCTACGGCAAGACGCTCGGCCTCCTCGGCGCGGGCCTCATCGGCACCGAGGTCGCCCGCCGCGCCCTGGCGTTCGGGATGCGCGTCGTCGCGCACGACCACTACATCTCCAACCACGCCCTCGCCGAGATGGTGGAGGACGACCACGAGCTCTTCGCGCTCTCCGACTACATCTCGATCCACCTGCCGCTCACCCCGGAGACGAAGGGGATGATCGACAAGAACGCGATCGCGAAGATGAAGGACGGCGTCATCCTCGTGAACACCGCCCGCGGCAAGGTCGTCGTCGAGGAGGACCTCGCCGAGGCGCTGAAGAGCGGGAAGGTCCGCGCCTACGCGACCGACGTCTTCTACAGCGACCCGCCCGACCCGTCGTGCCCGCTCCTCACGGCCCCGAACGTCGTCATGACCCCGCACATCGGCGGCTCCTCGAAGGAGAACCTCCTGCGGATCGGGGACAACGTCATCGACATCCTGAAGAAGTGGAAGCGCTGACGGCGCGATTCGTTTCACGATTCCTGGTCGGGACGGCGGCCCTCCTCGGGGCCGCCGTCGCCGTTTCGGCTCCGCCCCGCCTCCTCGTCGAGGCGCCTCCCGCTCTCGCCGCGTACGCGCGGGAGGTGGAGCGGCTCGACCCGAAGGCGTTCGTCCCCGCGATGGAGCTGACGGGCTTCTGGGACCCGGGCGACGTTCGGGTCCTCGTCGCGCCGGAAGGAAGCCCCCTCGCCCGGCGCGCCCCCTCCTGGGCCGTGGCCTACGCGGACCCGTCCGCGGGGATGGTCGTCCTGATCCCGACGCGGACCCCGGTCTGGCCGGACGACGGGCTACCCGACGTCGTGCGGCACGAAGTGGCCCACGTCCTGACGTTCCGGGCCGCGGGAGGGCGGATGGTGCCCCGCTGGTTCGACGAGGGGCTCGCGATGGCCGCGGGGCGCGAGCGCGTGATCGAGGACGACGTGCGCGAGGCGCTCGCCATCCTCACCGGGCCGCGCCTCAGGTTCGCGCAGGTCGACGGGCTCTTCCACGGAGGGCGGAGTGACGCGAACAGGGCCTACGCGCTCTCCTCGGCGTTCTTCGGGGACCTCCTCGCCCGGCACGGGTCGGCCTTCCCGCAGCGGGTCCTTCGCCGGATGGCCGGGGGAGAGCCCTTCGAGGAGGCGTTCCGGAGCGCCACGGGCGTCGCGTTCCGCGACGAGACGGCGGTCTTCTGGACGTCGCGCCGGAGCCTCGAGCGCTGGCTTCCGATCCTGACGTCGACGGCCGCCGTGTGGCTCGGGATCGTCTTCCTCGCGGCCTGGGCGGTGCGGGTCGCCCGGGGACGACGCGCCGCGCGCCTCGCGGCCTGGGAGGCCGAGGAGCTCTCCGCGCTACGGGACGAACCGATCGAGCCCGGACCTCTTCGGGACGGCGACGACGGGGGGGGGGGGGGCGAGGACCCGCCTCTCGTCCACTGACGGGTCGCGGGAGGGCTTCATCGCCCGTCGAAGACCAGCCAGGCCCAGTTCGCGACGACCGCGAGAACCAGCGCGGCCCGAAGGGCGAGGCCGTCCGTGGCGCGGGCACGCCGCGCCCGGAGAGAGCCAGCGCGAGCGCCACGGCACCGCCGGCCACGAACAGCAGCGCCGCCAGGGAGAAGAGCGGGTTCCAGACGAACGCGGCGGGCAGGTCGAGCCGGGCGAGGGCGAGGGTCGCCCGTCCGCTTCCGCACCCCGGGCAGGGGACGCCCGTGAGGGCCTTTGCCAGGCAAGGCGGGAGCGCCGACGCCGCGCGCGAGACCAGGCCCGGCGCCGCGAGGGCGAGGGCGGCCGCGCACGCCGCGGCCGCCCCCCAGAGGAACCCGAGCTGGACGGCGGCCGGCCGCCGCGGGTCGCCGGCCGCCGCCTCGCCGGGCTCGGTCACGCCGTCATCGCCCCGCGAACGCCGCCGCGAGACCACCGATGACGACCGCCACGACGACGACGATACAGACGCAGCAGACGGCGAACGGGATCAGGACCCCCGCGATCGCCTTCCCCTGCGTCGTCCGGTGCATCCGGACGGCCCCCATCACCATCAGGATCAGGTTCCAGACGACGGCGACGAGGCCGCCGACGAACGGGATGACGTTCGCCAGGTTCGAGACCGAGGCGTAGGAGACGGCGCGGAACGTTCCCTCGAAGCCGGAGGTCGAGTCCTTCGTCGCGCCGACGATCAGGAAGCTGACGTGGTAGATCGCCGCGCCGACGAAGAGCCCGATGAGGACGAGGATCGGCGCGAGCCCGACCTGGATCAGGAGCGCGCCGGCGTTCGTCGCCATCGCTCCGCCGAGCTTCTCCTTCATCTCCGGAGGGAGGAACGCCGTCCACGCCTGCCCGAAGAGGCCGCTCCAGACGCTGGAGACGGCGATGCCGATCCACGAGACGAGGATCGCGAAGATGAGCGGCTCCGCGTAGTCGCCCTTCTCCTTCGTCCGCTGCCACGCGTCCGCGGGGTTCGTGATGAAGAGCTTGATCGTCTCGAGGAACGCGTTGACGAAGCCCAGCTCGGCGCGCCGCTCCCACGGGAGCCCCTCCTGCGGGACGGCGCCGTACGGCGGCGGGGGCGGAGGCGGCAGGGGCGGCGTCGGCGGTGGAGGAATGCCCGGGATGTCGCTCGACATGTCGTGCTCCTTCGAAGGACGTCAAGGGGTCAGGTCTTGATTCTCGATTCTACAGCCGGTCCGGGCGGCGCCTCCTCGGCCGTCACGCCCCGAGCCGGTGTATCTCGTCGTTCTCCACGATCCGCACGCCGGTGAGCCTGCCGCCCGCCACCGCGACCATCGCGGCGGCGACCACCTCCGCCGGAACCGGCTTCCAGCGCGCGAGCGGCCCGGCCATCGCCCACGAGACGAGGCCCGAGGCCACGATCGCCGCCCGCTCGGCGGGCCGGCTGTCCGCACGCTCCCCCACGAGCAGCGACGGACGGAAGAGGGCGACCCCGTCGAAGCCGACCGACTTCACCGCCTCTTCCGCCTCGCCCTTCGTCCGGTTGTAGAAGACTCTCGACCGCGGGTCGGCCCCGAGGGCGCTCACGAGGAGGAAGCGGGTCGCTCCGGCGCGGCGCGCCAGCCGCGCGAAGGCGGCCACGGCGTCGACGTCGACCGCGCGGAACGCGCTCTCGGAGCCCGCTCTCGCGATCGTCGTCCCGAGGGCGCAGAGCGCCGTCCGCACGGACGGCACCGCGACGGCCTCGAGGCGCCCGAAGTCCGCCACGACCTCCGTCAGGCGCCCCCCCGCGCCTCCGAGCGGCCGCCGCACCACGGCCACCACGCCCGGACCCGTTCCGTCCGCGAGCAGTCGCCTCACGAGCGCGCTCCCCACGAGCCCGCTCGCCCCCGCGACGAGGAATGGGGTCAGGTCTTGATTTTCCATTATAGCGGCTCGGCCGAGCCCATCAGAGCTTCTCTACGAACGCCGCCAGCTTCGCGTCCTGGCCGGCGAGCGTCTCGCCCCGCCGGACGAGGACGGAGGCCTGCGCGACGCCGACGCCGAGGAGCCCGGCGATCGCGGCGAGGGGCGCGCGCGACCGGGAACGCAGCGCCCAGGCGAGAAGAGCGCGATCGACGAGGTGCTTGCGCGGGGCAGCGGCCATCTGCTCGAGGGCGATCTTCCTCGAGGCCGCGAAAACCGCCGCGACCTCCTCCGGCGCCCTCGTCACCGGCTCGCGCTGGGCCCGCGGCACTTCCTTGGCCGCGGACTTCCGGTTCGCCTTCCGTCCCGCCTCGCGGGAGAACTCCTCGGACCCGAGGAAGACCTGCCCGCGCAGCTGGCTCCACGGGTCGTAGCCGGAGCCCTTCCCTTCCGCCACGAAGGCGACGTAGCGCCGGCGCGCCTCGGCGGGTCTCCGGCCGAACTGCTCGAGCGTCCACGCGGTGTCGAGCCACTCGGGACCCTCGACGAGGCCGGCCGTGGCCTTGTAGCTCGACCAGGGCCAGGACGCCGCCGTTCGGGCGAAGCCGACTTTCACCGGGTTCAGCACGACGTAGCGGGCGACTTCCAGCAGGTGCGCGTCTCTTTCGACGAGGATCGCCTTGAACCGGCCCTCGAAGAGGTGCCCCGCCCGGCCGTGCCGGCGGTTGAAGCGCTGCGTCGTGACGCCGTTCAGGTCGCGCATCCCTCGCGAGAGGGTCGGCTCGGGCGTCTCGACGAGGAGGTGGTAGTGGTTCCCCATCAGGACGTAGGCGTGGAGGCGCCAGCCGTAGAGGGAGACCGTTCGTCCGAGGACGGAGAGGAACTCCTCCCGGTCGACGTCGTCGCGGAATACGTCGCCGCGTTCGTTCCCGCGCGCGGTGACGTGCCAGATGGCGCCGGGGTGCTCGAGTCGGAGGGGACGTGCCATGCGACGATTCTACAATAGAAAATCAAGACCTGACCCCAATCGGCTCAGGAGGGGCTCGAGCTCGACGGGGACGGAGGTGAAGCGCAGGCGGGTCAATCCGGGGAGTCCGTCGGAAACGGGGACCACCTTGGCATAGAGATCGCCCGCGAGGAGACCGCTGTTGCCGACGATGCGCAGCTTGAGGTCGGAGAGGGCCTCGACGGTGGCCTCTGACCTCAGCTCCGCCCCGGAGCGCGAGAGGCCGACGATCTCGGCCGGTTCCTCGTCACGCCCGATGCGCTTGCCCTCGAGGACGGTGAACACCGCCCCGAGCGGCGGATCGACCGGCCAGAACGCCTCGGCCCGCCGCTCGAGGTGGAGGCACGGCGCCTCCTCGAGGCCGAGCAGGTCGTGGACGCGGACCGGCTCGGGGAAGCCCTTCGCCCTGACGGAGAGCGAGCCCCCCGTCACGACCCCTTCTCCCGCCTCCGCGAGCGTCTTCTCCGAGATGAGGACCTGGCCGCCGCAGGTGTAGCTCTCGATGCGCGCCGTCAGGTTCACGTGCCCCCCCACCGCCCCGTACTTGGCCCTCTTCTCCGACCCGATGTTCCCGACGACGACGTCGCCCGTATGGACGGCGATCCCCATCTCGACCGCGGGAAGCCCCTCGTCGCGGTTCCGGCCGTTGACGCGGTCCATTCCCTTCTGCATCGCGAGGGCGCAGGCGACGGCCCGCCGCGCGTCGTCCGCCCGGGTCACGGGCGCCCCGAAGAAGCCGAGAACCGAGTCTCCGATGAACTCGTCGATCGTCCCGTCGTGGGCGAGGATGACCTCGGCCATCGTTCCGAGGTAGTTGTTGATGACCCGTACGACCTGCTCCGGCGCGAGCCGCTCGGCCATCGCCGAGAAGCCCCTCAGGTCGGACATGAGCATGGTCACCTTGCGCTTCTCGCCTCCGAGCCTCAGCCCGTCGGGCGACTCGAGGATCTCGGCTACGACGGCGTCGGAGAGGTAGCGGCCGAACGTCTCCTGGATGAAACGATTCCTCACCTTGAGCTGCTCGGCCAGCGCCTCGATCTCCACGACGTGCGCCTCGACGACGTCGTAGAGCCGCTTGGCCGCGAGCGAGGACTTCAGCCGCGCCCTGAGGAGCACCGGGTCGAAGGGCTTCGGCAGGTAGTCGGTCGCCCCCATCTCGATGCAGCGGACGACGTTCTCCATCTCCTCGAGGGCGGACACGACGATCACCGGCAGGGAGCGGAGGCGGCCGTCCTCCTTCATCGTGCGGAGGACCTCGAATCCGTCGAGGACCGGCATGACGAGGTCGAGGAGGACGACGTCGTACTCCCCGGTCCTCAGCGCCCGCAGCGCCTCGCGCCCGTTGCACGCCACGCCCGACGCGTAGCCCTGCGCCTCGAGGCTGCCGACGAGGATGGCCCGGTTCACGGGGTCGTCGTCGACGACGAGGACCCTCCCCGCGTGGGCCATCAGGGCATCCTCCGTTCGACCATTCCCGCCTCCGCGTCCGAAAGGGCGACGGTCGCGGTCTCCGCGTCCCGCCTCGCACATGCCGCGTTGAAACGATTCTAGGCCCGTCGCGCAGCGAAGCGCCACGGAACGTCCCGCCTCGGCTCGTCAGTCGGTTTCGGGTTGGCCGGACCTCGACGTGACCTCATCCGGCGCCGGAGCTTCACGAAGCCGGTCTACACTCGCCCGGCGTGAGAATCGGAGAGCTCCTCGGTCCCGACGTCCTCGAGATCGTCCGCGACGACCCGGCGGCTCTGCGCGAGGGACTGCTCGAGTTCCACCCGGCCGACGTGGCCGACCTGCTCGCGGCGATTCCCAGGGAAGACCGGATCCCCGTGCTGGAGCAGCTCCACGAGGACCAGCTCGGCGGGGTCCTCTCCTACCTCGGGGGCGGCGTCCTCCGGATGGCGCTCACGCGCCTCCCGCCGTCCAAGATCGCCCAGGCCCTCGACTCGCTCGAGCCCGACGACTCCGCCCGCCTCCTCTCCTTCCTCCCGGAGGAGCGACGCCTTCCGGTGCTGAACCGGATGTCGGCGAAGGACGCCGCGGCCGCGCGCGGCCTGCTCGCCTGGGAACCCGGCACCGCGGGCCGCCTCATGACCGACCGGTTCGTGAAGGTCGGCCCCGACTGGACGGTCGCCGAGACGATGGCGCACCTGCGCAAGATCGACCCCGAGGTCGCCACCGTCGCCGACCTCTACGCCGTGAGCGAGAAGGGGCGTCTCGTCGGCGTCATGTCGCTCCGCAAGCTCCTCCCCGCCGAGCCCGAGAGGAGGGTCTGGGAGCTGATGACGCACGACGTCATCTCGGTCTCGCCCACGACCCCGCAGGAAGAGGTGGCCCGCCTCGTCTCCAAGTACGGCTTCAACGCGATGCCGGTCGTCAGCGAGGACGGGAAGGCGCTCGGGGTCGTCACCGTCGACGACGTCGTCGACGTCCTCGTCGCCCGCGAGACCGAGGCCGCGCTCGCGATGGGCGCGGTCGCCGCGCCGAGCGACCCGGACGAGAAGCACGAGTTCGACTACTTCGGCGCCCCGCTCACCCGCGTCGTGAGGAGCCGGCTCGGCTGGCTCCTCCTTCTGTTCATCGGGGGCACGCTGACCGGCACCGTCCTGCAGCACTTCGAGGGGGAGCTGTCGAAGGTCGTCGCCCTCTCGTTCTTCATACCGCTCATCATCGGCACCGGGGGCAACGCCGGGAGCCAGACCGTCTCCACCATCATCCGCGCGATGGCGCTCAAGCAGGTCCACGTGAAGGACGTTCTCCGCGTCGCCGTCCGGGAGATGAGCTCGGGCCTGATCCTCGGCGGCATCCTCTGCGCCGTCGCCATCGCGCGGGTCTCGCTCTGGGGGGTCGGTCCGAGCCTGGCGCTCACGGTGGGGCTGACCGTCCTGGCCGTCTGCATCTGGGCGAACGCGATGGGGGCCCTCGTGCCGCTCCTGGCCGAGAGGTTCCACTTCGACCCGACGGTCGCTTCGGCCCCTCTCATCGCGACCCTCGTCGACGCGACGGGCCTCGCGATCTACATGGCCATCGCCAAGGCGGTCCTGAGGGAGATCTGACGGACCCCCGGACGCACGACCGCCGCCGGCAAGACCGGCGGCGGCGGGGTCCGAAACGGAATCGGGTACGGCGCTACTTCTTGCCGCCCTTCTTCATCATCTCTTCCATCATCTTCCGCTGCTCGGGCGTGAGGTTCTTCATGGCGTCTTCCATCTGCTTCTGCTGCTCGGGAGACATCATCGTGCCCATCATGCTCGTCTCCTTGTAGCCCGCCGGAACCTCGAACGTCGAGGCCGGCAGGGAGCGCTTCTCGGCCTTCACGAGCTCCCACTTCATCGACGCCTCGGCCTTCCCCTTCTCGCGCATGATCATGCGGATCGGCATTCCCTCGAGACCGTTGGCCTTCAGCGCGATCTCCAGACCCTGCCCCCCCGCTCCGCGCCGGGCCGAGTTGAACATCGAGGCGGGTCCGAGGATCTCCTTCGAGATGCAGACCTCGTTCTCCGACGTCTCGCCTTCCTGGGCCACGAGCGCCTTCTGGCACGCGAAGCCGGCGACGCTGTCGGGGCCGAGGCGCTTCACCGTCCACTTCTTGTCCTGCTCCGACCTGGGAAGGCTCTTCTGCATCTCCTTCACGTCGATCCGCGCGTAGCTCCTCTGCGCGTCGTTGATCATGTAGGAGATGTCGGGCTCGGCCGTTCGGGTCAGCACGACCATCTTCATGCCGCCGCCCTGAGCCTGCTGGAGCTGGGCGTTCGTCATCTCGATCTGCATCCGCGCACCCGCCTTGCCGATGAGCGCCTTCGACGAGCCGTTCATGTCCTTGCCGCTGATCTTCATGTCGAGGACGCCTTCCCACTGCGCGGCGGCCGAGAGCGGGAGGACGAGAAGAACGGCGAGGGAAAACCGGAGGATCGTCTTCACGGGAATCTCCTTTCGCGAATGCGAGGGTGTGCGGTCGAATCGAACCGAAAGTCTACTCCCCGCATCGCCGGTGGCGCGTGACCGCCAGCACCCCCGAGCGTCGCCGGGGTCGCCGCGCCGGGCCCCGGTCGCGCAGAATGGGCCCATGCCCCGCCGCACGCCGGACGAGCTGAAGACCTACGACGCCTCCTACTACGACCGCTGGTACCACGACCCGCGGACCCGCGTCACCGCCCGGACGCTCGTCCGCCGGAAGGCAGCCCTCGCCGTGGCGGCGACGGAGCAGCTCCTCGAGCACCCCGTCCGCAACGTCCTGGACGTCGGCTGCGGCGAGGCGCCCTGGCGCGGCGCGCTCCTTCACCTGAGGCCCCGCCTGCGCTACACCGGCGTCGACCCGAGCGCGTGGGCCGCCCGGCGGTGGGGGGAGAGCCGTGGCGTCCTCCGCGGCGGCCTCTCCGACCTCGAGAGCCTCCCGCTGCGCGGGCCATTCGACCTCGTCGTCTGCTCCGACGTCCTGCACTACGTTCCCGACGCCGGTGTGCGCCGGGGCGTCGCCACGATGACCGGCCTCGCCCGGGGCCTGCTCTGGCTGGAGGCGTTCACGTCGGAGGACGACTTCGAGGGGGACGTGGAGGGCTTCCGGCCCCGCCCGGCAAGCTGGTACCGCTCGACCTTCAGGCGCGCCGGACTCGTTCCGCTCGGGCTCTGGCTCCACGCCTCCCCCGCCGTGGCGCACCGCGTCGCGGCGCTGGAGAGGAGCGGCTGATCAGACCCGGCGCGGCCGAACCGCGAAGGCGTCGCGTGCGGCCGCCCGCACGGCCTCGACCATGCTCACCGCGCTCGCGCGGCCGGTCCCGGCGATGTCGAAGGCCGTGCCGTGGTCGACCGACGTCCGGAGGAACGGCAGCCCGCAGGTGATCGAGACCGTCCGCTCGAAGTCGTACATCTTCGCGGCGATGTGCCCCTGGTCGTGGTAGAGCGAGAGGACGGCGTCGAAGCGCCCCTGGGCCGCGTGCCAGAAGACCGAGTCGGCCGGAAGCGGCCCGTGCGCGTCGATTCCCTCCGCGCGCGCCGCCGCCACCGCCGGCACCAGCTCGCGCTCTTCCTCGTCGCCGAAGAGGCCGTGCTCGCCGCCGTGAGGGTTCAGCGCGGCGACGGCAAGCCGGGGAGACGCGACGCCCAGCGTCCGAAGGGCCGCGGCGGCGCGCCGGAGGACGTCGAGCGTCCGCTCGGCCGTGATGCGCCGGATCGCCTCGGCGAGCGAGAGATGGCGCGTGAGGAAGAAGATCCGGAGCCCCTTGACCTCGAACAGGGTGAGCGGGTCGGGCGTCGCGGTCCGCTCGCCGAAGATCTCGGTGTGGCCGATCTGGGAGACCCCCGCGGCACGGAAGGCTTCCTTGTTGACCGGCGCGGTCGCGACGGCGTCGACCTCGCGCGCGAGGGCGAGGTCGATGGCGACGCGGATCGACTCGAACGCCGCACGGCCAGCCGCCGCCTGGATGCGCCCCCACTCGATGCCGTCGAACCCGTATGCCGGCACGTCGACGACCTCGGCTGTCCCGAATATCCCCGCCGCCTCTGCGGGCCTGCCGATCGGCACGACCTCGAGCGAGACGCCGGTCGTCCCGAGCGCCCGATCGACGAAGCGCCGGTCGCCGACGACGACGGGAATGCAGACGTCGTGAAGCGCGCCGGTGGAGAGGGCCCGGACGACGATTTCCGGCCCGACCGACGCCGGGTCTCCGAGGGTGATGGCGACGACGGGGCGGGAGTGAGGCATCGAATTCGCTTCCCGGAGGATGATCCCATGCGG
Proteins encoded in this window:
- the pdxA gene encoding 4-hydroxythreonine-4-phosphate dehydrogenase PdxA, with product MPHSRPVVAITLGDPASVGPEIVVRALSTGALHDVCIPVVVGDRRFVDRALGTTGVSLEVVPIGRPAEAAGIFGTAEVVDVPAYGFDGIEWGRIQAAAGRAAFESIRVAIDLALAREVDAVATAPVNKEAFRAAGVSQIGHTEIFGERTATPDPLTLFEVKGLRIFFLTRHLSLAEAIRRITAERTLDVLRRAAAALRTLGVASPRLAVAALNPHGGEHGLFGDEEERELVPAVAAARAEGIDAHGPLPADSVFWHAAQGRFDAVLSLYHDQGHIAAKMYDFERTVSITCGLPFLRTSVDHGTAFDIAGTGRASAVSMVEAVRAAARDAFAVRPRRV
- the mgtE gene encoding magnesium transporter; protein product: MRIGELLGPDVLEIVRDDPAALREGLLEFHPADVADLLAAIPREDRIPVLEQLHEDQLGGVLSYLGGGVLRMALTRLPPSKIAQALDSLEPDDSARLLSFLPEERRLPVLNRMSAKDAAAARGLLAWEPGTAGRLMTDRFVKVGPDWTVAETMAHLRKIDPEVATVADLYAVSEKGRLVGVMSLRKLLPAEPERRVWELMTHDVISVSPTTPQEEVARLVSKYGFNAMPVVSEDGKALGVVTVDDVVDVLVARETEAALAMGAVAAPSDPDEKHEFDYFGAPLTRVVRSRLGWLLLLFIGGTLTGTVLQHFEGELSKVVALSFFIPLIIGTGGNAGSQTVSTIIRAMALKQVHVKDVLRVAVREMSSGLILGGILCAVAIARVSLWGVGPSLALTVGLTVLAVCIWANAMGALVPLLAERFHFDPTVASAPLIATLVDATGLAIYMAIAKAVLREI
- a CDS encoding class I SAM-dependent methyltransferase, coding for MPRRTPDELKTYDASYYDRWYHDPRTRVTARTLVRRKAALAVAATEQLLEHPVRNVLDVGCGEAPWRGALLHLRPRLRYTGVDPSAWAARRWGESRGVLRGGLSDLESLPLRGPFDLVVCSDVLHYVPDAGVRRGVATMTGLARGLLWLEAFTSEDDFEGDVEGFRPRPASWYRSTFRRAGLVPLGLWLHASPAVAHRVAALERSG
- a CDS encoding DUF4412 domain-containing protein; this translates as MKTILRFSLAVLLVLPLSAAAQWEGVLDMKISGKDMNGSSKALIGKAGARMQIEMTNAQLQQAQGGGMKMVVLTRTAEPDISYMINDAQRSYARIDVKEMQKSLPRSEQDKKWTVKRLGPDSVAGFACQKALVAQEGETSENEVCISKEILGPASMFNSARRGAGGQGLEIALKANGLEGMPIRMIMREKGKAEASMKWELVKAEKRSLPASTFEVPAGYKETSMMGTMMSPEQQKQMEDAMKNLTPEQRKMMEEMMKKGGKK